From a region of the Pseudoxanthomonas sp. X-1 genome:
- a CDS encoding YqiA/YcfP family alpha/beta fold hydrolase — MIRGHVILSHGFESGPDATKVTALAQVAQAAGWTSERPDFTDLDARSDLSQLGDVGARLARLRTLAEAAARRGPLVLVGSSLGAYTSAQVSLQVPVHGLFLMAPPTALGPMPALDAAQVPLSVIHGWDDELIPARNVIDWAQARRARLLLVNDDHRLANHVEAAAAAFGELLAGL; from the coding sequence GTGATCCGCGGCCACGTCATCCTCTCGCACGGCTTCGAGAGCGGGCCGGACGCGACCAAGGTCACCGCGCTGGCGCAGGTCGCCCAGGCCGCCGGCTGGACCAGCGAGCGGCCGGACTTCACCGACCTGGACGCGCGCAGCGACCTGAGCCAGCTCGGCGATGTCGGCGCGCGCCTGGCGCGCCTGCGCACGCTGGCCGAAGCCGCCGCGCGCAGGGGGCCGCTGGTGCTGGTCGGCTCCAGCCTCGGCGCCTATACCTCGGCCCAGGTGTCGCTGCAGGTGCCGGTGCATGGGCTGTTCCTGATGGCGCCGCCGACCGCGCTGGGGCCGATGCCCGCCCTGGACGCGGCGCAGGTGCCGCTGTCGGTCATCCATGGCTGGGACGATGAGCTGATCCCCGCCCGCAATGTCATCGACTGGGCCCAGGCCCGCCGCGCCCGCCTGCTGCTGGTCAACGACGACCATCGCCTGGCCAACCACGTCGAGGCCGCGGCTGCGGCGTTCGGCGAGCTGCTGGCGGGGCTTTAG